From Nicotiana tabacum cultivar K326 chromosome 15, ASM71507v2, whole genome shotgun sequence, the proteins below share one genomic window:
- the LOC107811838 gene encoding uncharacterized protein LOC107811838: MNVMGVGAANWLKGSGTLLLSRHTNSITAIASRSRPSYCSSSLLHHKNNNNNTIFSTNCQKIGHWNNHNTKLCFNFYCTTPSNVSVTEQDSSLEEDEETKLRKIKDAANTLDIRVGRILKAWRHDEADSLYVEEVDVGEAEPRIICSGLVKYVPLDHLQERNVIVLANLKPRNMRGVKSNGMLMAASDASHENVELLEPPEGSVPGERIWFGSADEKENLPEVATPNQVAKKKIWELVQPHLKTDGACVAALGIHSMRTSTGVVVSGSLKDATIS; the protein is encoded by the exons ATGAATGTAATGGGAGTAGGGGCAGCTAATTGGTTAAAGGGAAGTGGCACATTATTACTTTCTCGCCACACAAATTCAATTACTGCTATTGCTTCACGCTCAAGGCCAAGTTATTGTTCCTCCTCATTATTGCAccataaaaataacaataataataccaTTTTCAGCACCAATTGTCAGAAGATTGGTCACTGGAACAATCATAACACAAAATTATGCTTCAATTTCTATTGTACGACGCCGTCAAATGTGAGTGTAACAGAACAAGATTCTTCATTAGAGGAAGATGAGGAGACTAAGCTGAGGAAGATTAAGGATGCGGCTAATACATTGGACATTAGGGTTGGGCGAATACTTAAGGCCTGGAGACACGACGAGGCTGATTCGCTTTATGTTGAAGAGGTTGATGTTGGTGAGGCTGAGCCCAGAATTATATGTAGTGGGCTTGTTAAATATGTGCCTCTTGACCATCTTCAG GAAAGGAATGTGATTGTTCTTGCAAATTTAAAGCCAAGGAATATGCGTGGTGTCAAGTCAAATGGAATGCTGATGGCAGCATCTGATGCATCTCATGAGAACGTGGAACTTCTTGAGCCGCCTGAAGGCTCAGTACCTGGGGAAAGGATATGGTTTGGTTCTGCTGATGAAAAGGAGAATCTCCCTGAGGTGGCAACGCCCAACCAG GTAGCGAAGAAAAAGATTTGGGAGCTAGTACAACCACATCTAAAAACAGATGGCGCTTGCGTTGCTGCACTAGGAATACATTCTATGCGAACTTCAACAGGTGTGGTGGTCAGCGGATCTCTTAAGGATGCAACAATATCATAA
- the LOC107811837 gene encoding MLO-like protein 1 isoform X1: MAGGGGDQETNLEFTPTWVVALVCTFIVAISLFVERIIHYAGKYLLKKNQKPLYEALQKIKEELMLLGFISLLLTVFQDRMVKICIPKHLANSWLPCKKDEDANQTVHFQTSSGNFFSLIPGGRRLLADSANSGYCEAKDKAPLLSLTALHHLHTFIFVLAVSHVTFSALTILFGGIKIRQWKSWEDSIQKEEYDPEEVIRSKVTHVQDHDFVKGRFLGFGKRSTLLSWLHSFVKQFFGSVTKSDYTTLRLGFIMTHCKGNPKFNFHKYMIRVLEADFKKVVGISWYLWVFVVLFLLLNVHGWHTYFWIAFVPFGLLVGVGTKLEHVITQLAGEVAAKHIAVEGDLVVKPSDDHFWFHRPRIVLLLIHIILFQNSFEIAFFFWIWAQYHFNSCIMGQVGYIIPRLVIGVFVQFLCSYSTLPLYAIVTQMGSSFKKEIFDEHIQDGLVFWAKKAKRRAGNGSSQVGHKESSPSTMAVQLSQVEIQESAMEEGNAGEIRPATNQLNSKAN, encoded by the exons ATGGCAGGAGGTGGAGGAGACCAAGAAACAAATTTGGAATTTACACCAACATGGGTTGTTGCGTTGGTCTGCACTTTCATAGTTGCTATCTCTCTTTTTGTTGAAAGAATCATTCATTATGCTGGCAAG TATTTGCTCAAGAAAAACCAGAAGCCACTTTATGAAGCCTTACAAAAGATCAAAGAAG AGTTGATGCTGTTGGGATTCATATCTCTGCTTTTGACTGTTTTCCAAGACAGAATGGTTAAAATATGTATTCCTAAGCACTTGGCAAATAGTTGGCTGCCTTGTAAAAAGGATGAAGATGCCAATCAAACAGTCCACTTTCAGACCTCCTCTGGAAATTTCTTCTCTTTAATTCCAGGAGGAAGGCGCCTTCTTGCTGATTCTGCTAATTCTGGTTACTGTGAGGCTAAG GACAAGGCACCATTGCTATCTCTCACAGCATTGCATCATCTCCATACATTTATCTTTGTGCTGGCTGTTTCACATGTTACCTTCTCAGCTCTCACAATTTTATTTGGAGGTATAAAG ATACGTCAGTGGAAATCTTGGGAGGATTCTATCCAGAAAGAGGAATATGATCCAGAAGAAG TAATTCGCTCCAAAGTTACACATGTCCAAGACCATGATTTTGTCAAGGGCCGGTTTCTAGGTTTTGGCAAAAGATCAACTTTATTAAGTTGGCTG CATTCTTTCGTCAAGCAATTTTTTGGATCTGTCACAAAATCAGACTATACAACGTTGAGGCTCGGCTTCATTATG ACTCATTGCAAGGGGAATCCGAAGTTCAATTTTCACAAGTATATGATACGTGTACTTGAAGCTGATTTCAAGAAAGTTGTTGGGATTAG CTGGTATCTTTGGGTATTTGTGGTCTTGTTCCTATTGCTTAATGTTCATG GCTGGCACACATACTTTTGGATAGCATTTGTTCCCTTTGGT CTTTTGGTAGGTGTGGGGACAAAACTAGAGCATGTGATAACTCAACTTGCTGGAGAGGTTGCTGCAAAGCACATTGCGGTGGAAGGAGATTTAGTTGTGAAGCCATCAGATGACCATTTCTGGTTTCATAGGCCGCGAATCGTCCTACTCCTCATTCATATCATCCTTTTCCAGAACTCCTTTGAGATTGCATTTTTCTTCTGGATTTGG GCTCAATATCATTTTAACTCCTGCATTATGGGACAAGTTGGTTATATCATCCCAAGACTTGTCATAGG GGTGTTTGTTCAATTCCTTTGCAGTTATAGTACTCTGCCGCTGTATGCAATAGTCACACAG ATGGGAAGTTCCTTCAAGAAAGAAATATTCGACGAACATATACAAGACGGGCTTGTTTTTTGGGCTAAGAAGGCTAAAAGAAGAGCTGGCAATGGCTCCAGCCAAGTTGGACATAAAGAATCATCCCCTTCTACTATGGCTGTGCAGTTATCACAAGTAGAAATACAAGAATCTGCAATGGAAGAGGGCAATGCCGGCGAAATTAGGCCCGCCACTAACCAACTCAACTCAAAAGCAAATTAA
- the LOC107811837 gene encoding MLO-like protein 1 isoform X2 yields the protein MAGGGGDQETNLEFTPTWVVALVCTFIVAISLFVERIIHYAGKYLLKKNQKPLYEALQKIKEELMLLGFISLLLTVFQDRMVKICIPKHLANSWLPCKKDEDANQTVHFQTSSGNFFSLIPGGRRLLADSANSGYCEAKDKAPLLSLTALHHLHTFIFVLAVSHVTFSALTILFGGIKIRQWKSWEDSIQKEEYDPEEVIRSKVTHVQDHDFVKGRFLGFGKRSTLLSWLHSFVKQFFGSVTKSDYTTLRLGFIMGNPKFNFHKYMIRVLEADFKKVVGISWYLWVFVVLFLLLNVHGWHTYFWIAFVPFGLLVGVGTKLEHVITQLAGEVAAKHIAVEGDLVVKPSDDHFWFHRPRIVLLLIHIILFQNSFEIAFFFWIWAQYHFNSCIMGQVGYIIPRLVIGVFVQFLCSYSTLPLYAIVTQMGSSFKKEIFDEHIQDGLVFWAKKAKRRAGNGSSQVGHKESSPSTMAVQLSQVEIQESAMEEGNAGEIRPATNQLNSKAN from the exons ATGGCAGGAGGTGGAGGAGACCAAGAAACAAATTTGGAATTTACACCAACATGGGTTGTTGCGTTGGTCTGCACTTTCATAGTTGCTATCTCTCTTTTTGTTGAAAGAATCATTCATTATGCTGGCAAG TATTTGCTCAAGAAAAACCAGAAGCCACTTTATGAAGCCTTACAAAAGATCAAAGAAG AGTTGATGCTGTTGGGATTCATATCTCTGCTTTTGACTGTTTTCCAAGACAGAATGGTTAAAATATGTATTCCTAAGCACTTGGCAAATAGTTGGCTGCCTTGTAAAAAGGATGAAGATGCCAATCAAACAGTCCACTTTCAGACCTCCTCTGGAAATTTCTTCTCTTTAATTCCAGGAGGAAGGCGCCTTCTTGCTGATTCTGCTAATTCTGGTTACTGTGAGGCTAAG GACAAGGCACCATTGCTATCTCTCACAGCATTGCATCATCTCCATACATTTATCTTTGTGCTGGCTGTTTCACATGTTACCTTCTCAGCTCTCACAATTTTATTTGGAGGTATAAAG ATACGTCAGTGGAAATCTTGGGAGGATTCTATCCAGAAAGAGGAATATGATCCAGAAGAAG TAATTCGCTCCAAAGTTACACATGTCCAAGACCATGATTTTGTCAAGGGCCGGTTTCTAGGTTTTGGCAAAAGATCAACTTTATTAAGTTGGCTG CATTCTTTCGTCAAGCAATTTTTTGGATCTGTCACAAAATCAGACTATACAACGTTGAGGCTCGGCTTCATTATG GGGAATCCGAAGTTCAATTTTCACAAGTATATGATACGTGTACTTGAAGCTGATTTCAAGAAAGTTGTTGGGATTAG CTGGTATCTTTGGGTATTTGTGGTCTTGTTCCTATTGCTTAATGTTCATG GCTGGCACACATACTTTTGGATAGCATTTGTTCCCTTTGGT CTTTTGGTAGGTGTGGGGACAAAACTAGAGCATGTGATAACTCAACTTGCTGGAGAGGTTGCTGCAAAGCACATTGCGGTGGAAGGAGATTTAGTTGTGAAGCCATCAGATGACCATTTCTGGTTTCATAGGCCGCGAATCGTCCTACTCCTCATTCATATCATCCTTTTCCAGAACTCCTTTGAGATTGCATTTTTCTTCTGGATTTGG GCTCAATATCATTTTAACTCCTGCATTATGGGACAAGTTGGTTATATCATCCCAAGACTTGTCATAGG GGTGTTTGTTCAATTCCTTTGCAGTTATAGTACTCTGCCGCTGTATGCAATAGTCACACAG ATGGGAAGTTCCTTCAAGAAAGAAATATTCGACGAACATATACAAGACGGGCTTGTTTTTTGGGCTAAGAAGGCTAAAAGAAGAGCTGGCAATGGCTCCAGCCAAGTTGGACATAAAGAATCATCCCCTTCTACTATGGCTGTGCAGTTATCACAAGTAGAAATACAAGAATCTGCAATGGAAGAGGGCAATGCCGGCGAAATTAGGCCCGCCACTAACCAACTCAACTCAAAAGCAAATTAA